Proteins co-encoded in one Gossypium arboreum isolate Shixiya-1 chromosome 11, ASM2569848v2, whole genome shotgun sequence genomic window:
- the LOC108476927 gene encoding transcription factor TGA1-like isoform X1, protein MPFSNLPLLVYIYQIWEEEGIEAIETWNVGEQQELEGDEESKLSIALDINSTCAKVAFFIISKSMNSPTPQFVPSRLGIYEPIHQIGIWGENFKSNGNPNTSTSVIVEVDNKLENESETTSHEMLTASNTYEQEASKPIDKIQRRLAQNREAARKSRLRKKAYVQQLENSRLKLIQLEQELQRARQQGLYMGGVLEGSHIGFSGTVNSGIAAFEMEYGRWVDVQHRQICELRTTLNAHISDIELRILVESGIGHYFELFRMKSTVAKADVFYVISGVWKTSAERFFSWIGGFRPSELLKVLVPQLDPLTEQQILEVCNLKQSCQQAEDALSQGMEKLQETVSSTVAGGPVDEVSYIPQVATAMEKLEALVSFVNQADHLRQETLQQMSRILTTRQAARGLLALGEYFHRLRALSTLWATRPPEPSLP, encoded by the exons ATGCCCTTCAGCAACTTGCCTCTATTAGTCTATATTTATCAAATATG GGAGGAGGAAGGCATTGAAGCTATTGAGACATGGAATGTTGGTGAACAACAAGAGCTTGAAGGGGATGAAG AGTCTAAGCTCTCAATTGCCTTAGACATCAATTCAACTTGTGCAAAAGTTGCCTTCTTTATCATTTCAAAAAGCATGAACTCTCCGACCCCCCAATTTGTACCTTCAAGGTTGGGTATCTATGAGCCTATCCACCAAATTGGCATATGGGGAGAAAATTTTAAGAGTAATGGCAATCCAAATACATCTACATCTGTGATTGTCGAAGTGGATAATAAGCTAGAGAATGAG TCCGAGACTACTTCACATGAAATGCTAACAGCTTCTAACACTTATGAGCAAGAGGCAAGTAAACCTATTGATAAG ATACAAAGACGTCTAGCACAAAACCGTGAGGCTGCTCGTAAAAGTAGGTTGCGGAAAAAG GCATATGTTCAACAGTTAGAAAATAGTCGTCTAAAGTTGATTCAATTGGAGCAAGAGCTTCAACGAGCGAGGCAACAG GGTCTTTATATGGGCGGTGTGTTAGAAGGAAGTCATATTGGATTCTCTGGAACAGTAAACTCAG GGATTGCTGCATTTGAGATGGAGTACGGACGTTGGGTGGATGTACAACACAGACAAATATGTGAACTGAGGACTACCTTGAATGCCCATATAAGTGATATAGAGCTTCGCATACTTGTGGAAAGTGGTATTGGCCACTATTTTGAACTTTTTCGCATGAAATCAACAGTCGCAAAGGCTGATGTTTTCTATGTGATATCTGGTGTGTGGAAAACATCAGCAGAGCGATTTTTCTCATGGATTGGAGGGTTTCGCCCTTCAGAACTTCTTAAG GTGTTGGTGCCTCAGCTTGACCCCTTGACAGAACAACAAATTTTGGAAGTTTGTAACCTGAAACAATCTTGTCAGCAAGCTGAAGACGCCCTTTCGCAAGGTATGGAGAAACTCCAGGAAACTGTGTCTTCCACCGTGGCAGGTGGTCCAGTGGACGAAGTTAGTTACATTCCTCAAGTGGCTACTGCAATGGAGAAGTTAGAAGCTTTAGTCAGCTTTGTGAACCAG GCTGATCACCTTCGGCAGGAAACGCTACAGCAGATGTCTCGCATCCTGACAACTCGTCAGGCAGCTCGAGGCTTACTTGCTTTAGGAGAATACTTCCACCGTCTTCGAGCTTTGAGTACACTATGGGCTACCCGTCCTCCTGAACCTTCCTTGCCTTAG
- the LOC108476927 gene encoding transcription factor TGA1-like isoform X2, with protein MLQPNLKEEEGIEAIETWNVGEQQELEGDEESKLSIALDINSTCAKVAFFIISKSMNSPTPQFVPSRLGIYEPIHQIGIWGENFKSNGNPNTSTSVIVEVDNKLENESETTSHEMLTASNTYEQEASKPIDKIQRRLAQNREAARKSRLRKKAYVQQLENSRLKLIQLEQELQRARQQGLYMGGVLEGSHIGFSGTVNSGIAAFEMEYGRWVDVQHRQICELRTTLNAHISDIELRILVESGIGHYFELFRMKSTVAKADVFYVISGVWKTSAERFFSWIGGFRPSELLKVLVPQLDPLTEQQILEVCNLKQSCQQAEDALSQGMEKLQETVSSTVAGGPVDEVSYIPQVATAMEKLEALVSFVNQADHLRQETLQQMSRILTTRQAARGLLALGEYFHRLRALSTLWATRPPEPSLP; from the exons ATGCTACAACCCAACTTAAA GGAGGAGGAAGGCATTGAAGCTATTGAGACATGGAATGTTGGTGAACAACAAGAGCTTGAAGGGGATGAAG AGTCTAAGCTCTCAATTGCCTTAGACATCAATTCAACTTGTGCAAAAGTTGCCTTCTTTATCATTTCAAAAAGCATGAACTCTCCGACCCCCCAATTTGTACCTTCAAGGTTGGGTATCTATGAGCCTATCCACCAAATTGGCATATGGGGAGAAAATTTTAAGAGTAATGGCAATCCAAATACATCTACATCTGTGATTGTCGAAGTGGATAATAAGCTAGAGAATGAG TCCGAGACTACTTCACATGAAATGCTAACAGCTTCTAACACTTATGAGCAAGAGGCAAGTAAACCTATTGATAAG ATACAAAGACGTCTAGCACAAAACCGTGAGGCTGCTCGTAAAAGTAGGTTGCGGAAAAAG GCATATGTTCAACAGTTAGAAAATAGTCGTCTAAAGTTGATTCAATTGGAGCAAGAGCTTCAACGAGCGAGGCAACAG GGTCTTTATATGGGCGGTGTGTTAGAAGGAAGTCATATTGGATTCTCTGGAACAGTAAACTCAG GGATTGCTGCATTTGAGATGGAGTACGGACGTTGGGTGGATGTACAACACAGACAAATATGTGAACTGAGGACTACCTTGAATGCCCATATAAGTGATATAGAGCTTCGCATACTTGTGGAAAGTGGTATTGGCCACTATTTTGAACTTTTTCGCATGAAATCAACAGTCGCAAAGGCTGATGTTTTCTATGTGATATCTGGTGTGTGGAAAACATCAGCAGAGCGATTTTTCTCATGGATTGGAGGGTTTCGCCCTTCAGAACTTCTTAAG GTGTTGGTGCCTCAGCTTGACCCCTTGACAGAACAACAAATTTTGGAAGTTTGTAACCTGAAACAATCTTGTCAGCAAGCTGAAGACGCCCTTTCGCAAGGTATGGAGAAACTCCAGGAAACTGTGTCTTCCACCGTGGCAGGTGGTCCAGTGGACGAAGTTAGTTACATTCCTCAAGTGGCTACTGCAATGGAGAAGTTAGAAGCTTTAGTCAGCTTTGTGAACCAG GCTGATCACCTTCGGCAGGAAACGCTACAGCAGATGTCTCGCATCCTGACAACTCGTCAGGCAGCTCGAGGCTTACTTGCTTTAGGAGAATACTTCCACCGTCTTCGAGCTTTGAGTACACTATGGGCTACCCGTCCTCCTGAACCTTCCTTGCCTTAG
- the LOC108476927 gene encoding transcription factor TGA1-like isoform X4, producing the protein MYSLGRRKALKLLRHGMLVNNKSLKGMKSETTSHEMLTASNTYEQEASKPIDKIQRRLAQNREAARKSRLRKKAYVQQLENSRLKLIQLEQELQRARQQGLYMGGVLEGSHIGFSGTVNSGIAAFEMEYGRWVDVQHRQICELRTTLNAHISDIELRILVESGIGHYFELFRMKSTVAKADVFYVISGVWKTSAERFFSWIGGFRPSELLKVLVPQLDPLTEQQILEVCNLKQSCQQAEDALSQGMEKLQETVSSTVAGGPVDEVSYIPQVATAMEKLEALVSFVNQADHLRQETLQQMSRILTTRQAARGLLALGEYFHRLRALSTLWATRPPEPSLP; encoded by the exons ATGTATTCTTTAGGGAGGAGGAAGGCATTGAAGCTATTGAGACATGGAATGTTGGTGAACAACAAGAGCTTGAAGGGGATGAAG TCCGAGACTACTTCACATGAAATGCTAACAGCTTCTAACACTTATGAGCAAGAGGCAAGTAAACCTATTGATAAG ATACAAAGACGTCTAGCACAAAACCGTGAGGCTGCTCGTAAAAGTAGGTTGCGGAAAAAG GCATATGTTCAACAGTTAGAAAATAGTCGTCTAAAGTTGATTCAATTGGAGCAAGAGCTTCAACGAGCGAGGCAACAG GGTCTTTATATGGGCGGTGTGTTAGAAGGAAGTCATATTGGATTCTCTGGAACAGTAAACTCAG GGATTGCTGCATTTGAGATGGAGTACGGACGTTGGGTGGATGTACAACACAGACAAATATGTGAACTGAGGACTACCTTGAATGCCCATATAAGTGATATAGAGCTTCGCATACTTGTGGAAAGTGGTATTGGCCACTATTTTGAACTTTTTCGCATGAAATCAACAGTCGCAAAGGCTGATGTTTTCTATGTGATATCTGGTGTGTGGAAAACATCAGCAGAGCGATTTTTCTCATGGATTGGAGGGTTTCGCCCTTCAGAACTTCTTAAG GTGTTGGTGCCTCAGCTTGACCCCTTGACAGAACAACAAATTTTGGAAGTTTGTAACCTGAAACAATCTTGTCAGCAAGCTGAAGACGCCCTTTCGCAAGGTATGGAGAAACTCCAGGAAACTGTGTCTTCCACCGTGGCAGGTGGTCCAGTGGACGAAGTTAGTTACATTCCTCAAGTGGCTACTGCAATGGAGAAGTTAGAAGCTTTAGTCAGCTTTGTGAACCAG GCTGATCACCTTCGGCAGGAAACGCTACAGCAGATGTCTCGCATCCTGACAACTCGTCAGGCAGCTCGAGGCTTACTTGCTTTAGGAGAATACTTCCACCGTCTTCGAGCTTTGAGTACACTATGGGCTACCCGTCCTCCTGAACCTTCCTTGCCTTAG
- the LOC108476927 gene encoding transcription factor TGA1-like isoform X5 yields the protein MLVNNKSLKGMKSETTSHEMLTASNTYEQEASKPIDKIQRRLAQNREAARKSRLRKKAYVQQLENSRLKLIQLEQELQRARQQGLYMGGVLEGSHIGFSGTVNSGIAAFEMEYGRWVDVQHRQICELRTTLNAHISDIELRILVESGIGHYFELFRMKSTVAKADVFYVISGVWKTSAERFFSWIGGFRPSELLKVLVPQLDPLTEQQILEVCNLKQSCQQAEDALSQGMEKLQETVSSTVAGGPVDEVSYIPQVATAMEKLEALVSFVNQADHLRQETLQQMSRILTTRQAARGLLALGEYFHRLRALSTLWATRPPEPSLP from the exons ATGTTGGTGAACAACAAGAGCTTGAAGGGGATGAAG TCCGAGACTACTTCACATGAAATGCTAACAGCTTCTAACACTTATGAGCAAGAGGCAAGTAAACCTATTGATAAG ATACAAAGACGTCTAGCACAAAACCGTGAGGCTGCTCGTAAAAGTAGGTTGCGGAAAAAG GCATATGTTCAACAGTTAGAAAATAGTCGTCTAAAGTTGATTCAATTGGAGCAAGAGCTTCAACGAGCGAGGCAACAG GGTCTTTATATGGGCGGTGTGTTAGAAGGAAGTCATATTGGATTCTCTGGAACAGTAAACTCAG GGATTGCTGCATTTGAGATGGAGTACGGACGTTGGGTGGATGTACAACACAGACAAATATGTGAACTGAGGACTACCTTGAATGCCCATATAAGTGATATAGAGCTTCGCATACTTGTGGAAAGTGGTATTGGCCACTATTTTGAACTTTTTCGCATGAAATCAACAGTCGCAAAGGCTGATGTTTTCTATGTGATATCTGGTGTGTGGAAAACATCAGCAGAGCGATTTTTCTCATGGATTGGAGGGTTTCGCCCTTCAGAACTTCTTAAG GTGTTGGTGCCTCAGCTTGACCCCTTGACAGAACAACAAATTTTGGAAGTTTGTAACCTGAAACAATCTTGTCAGCAAGCTGAAGACGCCCTTTCGCAAGGTATGGAGAAACTCCAGGAAACTGTGTCTTCCACCGTGGCAGGTGGTCCAGTGGACGAAGTTAGTTACATTCCTCAAGTGGCTACTGCAATGGAGAAGTTAGAAGCTTTAGTCAGCTTTGTGAACCAG GCTGATCACCTTCGGCAGGAAACGCTACAGCAGATGTCTCGCATCCTGACAACTCGTCAGGCAGCTCGAGGCTTACTTGCTTTAGGAGAATACTTCCACCGTCTTCGAGCTTTGAGTACACTATGGGCTACCCGTCCTCCTGAACCTTCCTTGCCTTAG
- the LOC108476927 gene encoding transcription factor TGA1-like isoform X3 — protein sequence MNSPTPQFVPSRLGIYEPIHQIGIWGENFKSNGNPNTSTSVIVEVDNKLENESETTSHEMLTASNTYEQEASKPIDKIQRRLAQNREAARKSRLRKKAYVQQLENSRLKLIQLEQELQRARQQGLYMGGVLEGSHIGFSGTVNSGIAAFEMEYGRWVDVQHRQICELRTTLNAHISDIELRILVESGIGHYFELFRMKSTVAKADVFYVISGVWKTSAERFFSWIGGFRPSELLKVLVPQLDPLTEQQILEVCNLKQSCQQAEDALSQGMEKLQETVSSTVAGGPVDEVSYIPQVATAMEKLEALVSFVNQADHLRQETLQQMSRILTTRQAARGLLALGEYFHRLRALSTLWATRPPEPSLP from the exons ATGAACTCTCCGACCCCCCAATTTGTACCTTCAAGGTTGGGTATCTATGAGCCTATCCACCAAATTGGCATATGGGGAGAAAATTTTAAGAGTAATGGCAATCCAAATACATCTACATCTGTGATTGTCGAAGTGGATAATAAGCTAGAGAATGAG TCCGAGACTACTTCACATGAAATGCTAACAGCTTCTAACACTTATGAGCAAGAGGCAAGTAAACCTATTGATAAG ATACAAAGACGTCTAGCACAAAACCGTGAGGCTGCTCGTAAAAGTAGGTTGCGGAAAAAG GCATATGTTCAACAGTTAGAAAATAGTCGTCTAAAGTTGATTCAATTGGAGCAAGAGCTTCAACGAGCGAGGCAACAG GGTCTTTATATGGGCGGTGTGTTAGAAGGAAGTCATATTGGATTCTCTGGAACAGTAAACTCAG GGATTGCTGCATTTGAGATGGAGTACGGACGTTGGGTGGATGTACAACACAGACAAATATGTGAACTGAGGACTACCTTGAATGCCCATATAAGTGATATAGAGCTTCGCATACTTGTGGAAAGTGGTATTGGCCACTATTTTGAACTTTTTCGCATGAAATCAACAGTCGCAAAGGCTGATGTTTTCTATGTGATATCTGGTGTGTGGAAAACATCAGCAGAGCGATTTTTCTCATGGATTGGAGGGTTTCGCCCTTCAGAACTTCTTAAG GTGTTGGTGCCTCAGCTTGACCCCTTGACAGAACAACAAATTTTGGAAGTTTGTAACCTGAAACAATCTTGTCAGCAAGCTGAAGACGCCCTTTCGCAAGGTATGGAGAAACTCCAGGAAACTGTGTCTTCCACCGTGGCAGGTGGTCCAGTGGACGAAGTTAGTTACATTCCTCAAGTGGCTACTGCAATGGAGAAGTTAGAAGCTTTAGTCAGCTTTGTGAACCAG GCTGATCACCTTCGGCAGGAAACGCTACAGCAGATGTCTCGCATCCTGACAACTCGTCAGGCAGCTCGAGGCTTACTTGCTTTAGGAGAATACTTCCACCGTCTTCGAGCTTTGAGTACACTATGGGCTACCCGTCCTCCTGAACCTTCCTTGCCTTAG
- the LOC108476927 gene encoding transcription factor TGA1-like isoform X6, whose translation MLTASNTYEQEASKPIDKIQRRLAQNREAARKSRLRKKAYVQQLENSRLKLIQLEQELQRARQQGLYMGGVLEGSHIGFSGTVNSGIAAFEMEYGRWVDVQHRQICELRTTLNAHISDIELRILVESGIGHYFELFRMKSTVAKADVFYVISGVWKTSAERFFSWIGGFRPSELLKVLVPQLDPLTEQQILEVCNLKQSCQQAEDALSQGMEKLQETVSSTVAGGPVDEVSYIPQVATAMEKLEALVSFVNQADHLRQETLQQMSRILTTRQAARGLLALGEYFHRLRALSTLWATRPPEPSLP comes from the exons ATGCTAACAGCTTCTAACACTTATGAGCAAGAGGCAAGTAAACCTATTGATAAG ATACAAAGACGTCTAGCACAAAACCGTGAGGCTGCTCGTAAAAGTAGGTTGCGGAAAAAG GCATATGTTCAACAGTTAGAAAATAGTCGTCTAAAGTTGATTCAATTGGAGCAAGAGCTTCAACGAGCGAGGCAACAG GGTCTTTATATGGGCGGTGTGTTAGAAGGAAGTCATATTGGATTCTCTGGAACAGTAAACTCAG GGATTGCTGCATTTGAGATGGAGTACGGACGTTGGGTGGATGTACAACACAGACAAATATGTGAACTGAGGACTACCTTGAATGCCCATATAAGTGATATAGAGCTTCGCATACTTGTGGAAAGTGGTATTGGCCACTATTTTGAACTTTTTCGCATGAAATCAACAGTCGCAAAGGCTGATGTTTTCTATGTGATATCTGGTGTGTGGAAAACATCAGCAGAGCGATTTTTCTCATGGATTGGAGGGTTTCGCCCTTCAGAACTTCTTAAG GTGTTGGTGCCTCAGCTTGACCCCTTGACAGAACAACAAATTTTGGAAGTTTGTAACCTGAAACAATCTTGTCAGCAAGCTGAAGACGCCCTTTCGCAAGGTATGGAGAAACTCCAGGAAACTGTGTCTTCCACCGTGGCAGGTGGTCCAGTGGACGAAGTTAGTTACATTCCTCAAGTGGCTACTGCAATGGAGAAGTTAGAAGCTTTAGTCAGCTTTGTGAACCAG GCTGATCACCTTCGGCAGGAAACGCTACAGCAGATGTCTCGCATCCTGACAACTCGTCAGGCAGCTCGAGGCTTACTTGCTTTAGGAGAATACTTCCACCGTCTTCGAGCTTTGAGTACACTATGGGCTACCCGTCCTCCTGAACCTTCCTTGCCTTAG